The Paenibacillus sp. G2S3 region GCTCATTAAGCTGTTCCGACAGCAGATTCCTGAGGATGCGGCCACGTTCGCCGTAAATTCGGGTCATCCGGCGCAGATGACGACTATAGCCGCCAGTATTCATGAACCGCGCCAACGCACGCTGTTCCAGCAGCCCTACTGGCAAGGGCTCATATAACGCCTTGGCGGCGATCGTCGGCTTCACCAGCGAGGGTGGAAGCACTGCAAAGCCAAGTCGAAGGCCAGAGAACATCGTGTTTGAGAAGGAGCCAATATACACGACCTGTTCTCCGCGATCTAGCGCTTTTAAAGGCTCAATTGGACGTCCTGACCACCGAAACTCACTGTCATAATCATCCTCAATGATCACTGCATCATGCCGTTGCGCCCATTCCAGCAAGATTCGCCTCCGTTCCAAAGGCAGCACTACACCTGTAGGAAATTGGCGACTCGGTGTAACAAACAACAGACGCGCATCCCAATCCTCGGGAATAAGACCGCTGTCATCTAGCTTTCCTGACAGCAATCGTCCCCCGTTGATCTCTACCGCTCGGCGAATCCCATGAAAGCCTGGGTCCTCGACAACTGCTGCGCCTCCTGCATCCAGCAGCAGCTGTGTCAAAATAACGATGCCTTGCATCGAACCGCTAAACAATACGATATGCTCTGCATCCGCACGAATTCCGCGGGTAATCCGCAGATGCGCAGCAATAGCTTTCCGAAGCCCTTCATCTCCTTGAGGTGGGCAAGTACTTTGAAGCAATCCGCCTTCCTTCCCTCCGGCATATGACAACGCACTACGCCATTCGGAATAAGGAAAATGCTCCATCCGCATACCACTGCTAAGAAAGCTTATAACATTGTTGCTACGCTGCTCATACAAGGGTGTCGGACGCGCAAGTAGTCGCCTTCCCCAAGTCGAGAGTGGGATCATTCTCTCAGATGCAAGGCCTCCCCCAGTAACATCTGCTACTTCACCCAAAACCACATTTTCACGCTTAGTATCTCCAGAAGCTGAAGAGAAGCTATCTTCTGATACGAATGTCCCCCGCCCTGTCACCGTCCTTACATAACCATCAGCAAGCAGCATTTCGTACACCTGCGAGACTGAACCGCGCGACATGTCATAGTGCATAGCCAAACTTCGTGTAGAGGGCAGCTGCATGCCACCCGGGAGAGTTCCCTCCAATATTGCAGCGCGGAGCGCGTGATATAGCGCTAGATATTTGTAGCGGTGTATCGCCAGATATTGATCATATGCCAGCGTGATATTCATTGTTTCCCTCCTTGGCCAGCAAGTGGTCCATTAAAAACTATCTTAATTGGTCCTTTTTAATTGTCAATCACTCTACTATTCTTGAAAGAACATCTACATCGGAGCAAAAGCTCTACACTAATAAGAATGAGGAAGTGATCCCTATGCGCAGAAAAGAATTTCAAGTAGATCAGGAGGAAGAATTGGTCTCTTTTCTAGACGGAATGAGCTTTGGTTTTCTCGGGACAAGCGATGAACAGGGGCTACCGCGGGTGACACCGCTGAATTTTGTATATACAGGTGGGTGTTTCTACTTCCACGGCAGTCATGCTGGCGGCAAAATGAAAGCGATCCGTAATCAGCAGAGGGTCTGCTTTAGTGTAGCGGATGAGTATGCACTGATTCCGTCTTATTTTAGCGATCCTGAGATGGCCTGCCCAGCCACCGCATATTTTAAAAGTGTTACCGCCTACGGCATAGCCGAGCCTGTAGATGACATTAGCGAAAAAGCCACCGTACTCTCCTTATTCATGAACAAGCTCCAGCCCGAAGGTGGTTATGATCCCATTGAAGCTGAGGACCCTAGGTACCGTCCCCGTCTGAAGGGCGTTGCGGTTGTACGTATTACCCCCGATGAGATTACTGCGAAGTTTAAGTTTGGGCAAAATTTGAAGGAAGAAGGACGTTCTGGAGTCATCTCCGGTCTGTCTGAGAGAAATCATCCACGTGATGAAGAAACCATTGAAATGATGAAGAAATTCTGTCCCTTCCACTCCGAATAATAGATACGGATAAACCTGTTTCTCGTACGAAAATCAGCATTACGTATTGTGTAAAACCTATACTTCTTTAAATTTTAAAAAAACGTATCTTTCCAAGTGACGGTTGCAAGCCGCGGTGATATAATGTTAGGCAATGTTAACAGTATGTTATCCCCAAAGAACCCTGGAAGGATGAAACTGATGAATCCACTAGCTGGACAATTAAACGAAAGTATCAAAGCAGGAAATGAACATGTATATGATATGCTCTCTACGCTTGGCAAAGAAATTTACTTCCCTAAAGAGGGCATCCTGAGCCAATCCGCTGAAGCAGGAGCTCATGCCAAGAAATACAACGCAACCATCGGTATTGCTACTGAAGGTGGTGTACCTATGCACCTCGGCGTCATTCAGGATAAACTTTCCGCTTACAGCCCTAAGGATCTGTATAGTTACGCTCCTCCAGCAGGTAAACCAGAGCTACGTACTGTATGGCGTGAAAAGATGCTGCGCGAAAATCCATCGCTAGAAGGTAAAACCATCAGCAATCCTGTTGTAACCAACGCCCTGACTCATGGGCTTAGCATTGTCGCTGACCTCTTCGCAGAGCCAGGTGACGCTATTATTTACCCAGATAAGAACTGGGAAAACTATGAACTCACCTTCGGAATTCGCCGCCATGGGGAGACCGTTAATTATCCGCTTTTCACAGAAGAAATGACCTTTAACAGTGCGGGTCTTGAAGATGCGCTGCTTGCTCAAAAAGAACGCGGAAAAGCGATCGTTCTGCTGAACTTCCCTAACAATCCTACAGGATATACTCCAGGGATTAAAGAAGGCGATGAAATCGTCGCAGCTATCCTTCGTGCGGCTGAGGAAGGTATTAACGTGGTTGTCGTAAGTGATGATGCCTACTTCGGACTGTTCTTTGAAGACTCACTAAAGGAATCCTTATTCGGTAAGCTTGCTCATCTGCACCCACGTGTGCTTCCAATCAAAATTGACGGTGCGACCAAAGAAGAATTCGTCTGGGGCTTCCGTGTTGGCTTCATCACTTATGCCTCTGAAGACAAGGATTTGCTGGCTGCATTGGAGCAAAAAACACTAGGCATTATTCGCGCTACTATTTCCAGCGGTGCACACCCATCACAGACCTTCGTACTGGATGCACTGAAATCTCCACAATTCGAAGAACAGAAGGAAGAGAAGTTCCAAATCATGAAGGGCCGTGCGAATAAAGTAAAAGCACTGCTCGATAGCGGCAAATACGGCGATGATGTATGGACGTATTATCCTTTTAACTCCGGCTACTTCATGTGTCTGAAGCTGCATACTGTTTCGGCTGAAGCTCTTCGACTTCACCTGATCCATAATTACGGACTGGGCACTATTGCTCTTGGTGAAACAGATCTGCGTATTGCTTTCTCTTGTATCGAAGAAGATCAGCTTGAAGATCTGTTCGATCTTGTATACGCGGGCGTTCGCGATTTGGAAAAAGCTTAACAAATCTTTCATATTCCCTACAATCAGCTCCGCTTCTGCGGGGCTGATTTTTTTTCTGGACTCCTCCGGCATTGGCCTATACATGCTTCTTACTCCGCACATACAATACGATGTACTCAAGTACAACACACACCGAAAGGGGAATGAACATGAGCGAAGAAGTAAGAGGCGGATTTAACGGTTGTTGTGGAGGCGGCGGATTCACAAGCACTGGCGCCATTCTGGTTCTCTTTATCCTGTTGGTTATCATCAGCCGTTCACTCTTTGTCTAACTAGAGATGACAGTCTCGGGAGAGAGCCTTGAGCTCTTTCCCTTTCTCGTGGTACACCACATTCCCCACACAAAAAAAGGCTCCCTCATCCGTAGAATGCTCTACTTTTGAGAAAGCCTTTTTTATTTTGAAATAGCTCCTACAAATCCTCGTCAGCCATCCGTGCCGCTTTGCGGGACAAGTATCCCTTAAATAGAAAGGATACCAGAACCCCTGCTACAAATGTACCCAGCACTGGCAATAGTCGGTCACCTATAGAGGCTAAGAAAGGCAACCCAAGAATCAGTGCCACTACCAGATGCGCGCGGAATACGAATTGTGTTGTGTTATCCGCCTTACTGCCTTCAGGAAAGGGATACACTGTCAGCCAAAAAGACTCACTGTGCAATTTGCGAAGTGTCGACAACTGCACGCCTATAATGAATAGGAAGAACAAATAAATCGCGGTGCCAAAATAACTGTCACGGTTCAACCAATTCAGCAGCAAGGCCAGCACCGAAATCCGCATGATGATTCCGAAGATATCTCCCCGGGCGAAGCTTTTAGTCAGCAAATAGCGGTAAGCCGTATCTTTACGCCAAGGTAGCCGAGCCCCCCATTTGGAAAGATAACGACGAGGATACACCCGCTGATCACGGCCCGGTACATCCACGAACCAGCCTAGAACCATCAGTGCGCGTCCACCTTGATTCTTTTCCATGGCGATTAGTCTTTCCCAAGGTACAGCGTGGCGTCCAGGTACGGACAGTGCAACAAGATAGGCTGCTGCTAATAGCGCCATAAATATCAGGCTTCTACCGGAAGGCTGCCACAACCAAGCGGCAATCATTAATCCTCCTACTGCCCAGCGTAAGAAAGTGAATATGCCCGCCATCGGACGCGACAGCATAGCTATCTCTTTCCATAAGCCGTAACTCGCGATTAGCTTCACAGCGATCAGAATCAATATTGTAAATAACAGCCGCTTAGGCGAGTCATCTGTACGTATGTACAACGGCCAAAGGGTAATGAGTACAAATAACAATCGAACAATCTTCCATACGTTCCCACTCACCCACGAAGGTGCGAAATATTCCTTCATTCGATGTCCTTGCGGCAATAGAAAGATCGTATCCGGAGTCTGCAAATAAGTGCGGAAGCTGCTATTTACTGCTGCAGGCAGCAGTATTGCAAGCATAATCCAGCGGATGGGAATGCCTTCAGGCACATTCTGTAACAACGATGTATACCAAGCAGAGAAGACAATCAACACAAAGAGGAAGACCATAGCTACGCCGCTTTGAATGATATATCCCACATAAGGAAGCATACTTCCCATGAATCGACCTCGCCGCGTGCGCCGCAGCTCTTTCAAATCCATATTATTTCCCTCCCTGAACCAGCTCGTAGAACAGCTGCTCCAAAGTCAGCCCCTGTAGTCCAGTGGTTGCCGCAATTTCTGCCAGCGTTCCCTGAGCAATCACCTTACCTTTATGCAGCACAATAAAACGGTCGCAATAATTCTCAATGGTAGAAAGAATATGAGAGCTAAGCAGAATAGAGGAGCCTGATTTTTTCAGATCCATCATGAAATCAAGCAGAGAGCGAATCCCGAGCGGATCCAGTCCTAAAAAGGGCTCGTCGATCACATATAACGCAGGGCGTGCCACGAAAGCGCACATGATCATGACCTTCTGCTTCATCCCTTTGGATAGATGAGTCGACAACGTGTCCATCTTATCTTCCATATGGAACAGCTTGGCTAGATGTAAGGTGCGAGTTTCGTAGTCACTTTGTTCTACCCCATACGCTCTTGCTGTAAATTCAACATGCTCACGTACTGTCATTTCATCATACAGAAGAGGCGATTCAGGGACAAAACTCAAAGCATTGTGATATCCGATCGGATCTTCAGCACGGGTCTTACCCTTTACTGTGATATCGCCCTTATGGGGCGACATCAATCCTAGAATATGCTTCATGGTTGTACTTTTTCCTGCTCCATTTAAACCAATCAATCCAACCATTTCGCCAGGCTGCACCTGAAGTCCAATATCATGCAGCACCGGCTTATTCAGGCTGTATCCACCACTGAGGCCCGTAATTTGCAATACGGGAGAATTATTCATTGACCGTCACCTCTCGGAGTTTTGTCTTTCAACCATTTTGGTGCTCCTTTATTCTTGCGGTTCTTCTCACGTTCCGCATTGCTGCTGCGTTTACTCCGTGCAGGAGTAGCACCTCCACGCGCGCCTGCGGAAGGATTCACACTGCGCTGAGAATCGCGCTGTGGTTCTCCACTTACCTCACTTGTCTGGATCGTAGCCAATCTTTTCGCAGGTTGCTGCCCTGTGCTGGCTGCAGACGGCTGAACCCCTGCATTCCCTGATGTTCTTGCCTGTGGTTTGCTGCTATGCGGAGAAGCTCCATCGCGACGTTGTCCACTGCTCTCGTTACGTCCCCGTCCAGTGTTGCGCGCTTCATCTGCTGCTAGCACCTTGCCACCGACCATTTCCCGCTCTTCAAGGGCAATATCCAGTTCACGCGCAAATTTACGCATGATAAAGGTCTGCTGCTCTGTCACAATCGTTACGGATAATCCGCGTTTTCCCATCCGACCCGTACGACCCGCGCGGTGTACATAATGCTCGGAATCAAAGGCAGGATCGAAACTGACTACCAGTGACAAATTCTCAATATCCAGTCCTCTGGCCGCCACATCACTGGCAACAAGCACACGGAATTTACCCTCGCGGAAACGTGACAATACATTACTGCGTGTTACTTTATCTGCATCACCGTAAAGTGCGGCTGCGGTTAGTCCAAGATGATTCAGCTTAGCCTCTACCTCTGCAATATCATCAGTAGCATTCACGAATACAATCGCCTTATCTGGATTGTAATGACGGATGACCCGACGCAGCATGTCTATTTTGTTGCGTTCTTCAGTAACAACGTAATGATGCTCTAAACTCTCTGCCGTCATTACACCAGGAGCAATTCCAACCTCTGCCGGGTTCTTCATTTCACGATTAGCCAAGGCTTTCGTCTCCGGTCCAATCGTTGCAGACAGCATAACGAGCTGGCGTGAACGCAGCGCGCTGCTAACGATTTTCGTTACCTCTCCGGCCCCGCTTAGCTGGAACATTTGGTCCGCTTCATCTAGAACAATCGTGCTGACTTCATGCATCTTCAACTTGCGAAGTCCAATCAGCTCCCGGATCCGGCCAGGGGTTCCCACAACAAGCTGTGGATGCTCACGTAGTTTGTCAATTTGGCGTTTGATGGCTGCCCCGCCAATAAGACCCATTACTCGAATCCCACGGTGTTCGCCATATCGTTCCGCCTCACGTAAGATTTGCATTGCCAGCTCCTGTGTAGGGGCGAGCACCAGCTTTTGGACCACCTTCTGCTCCGGGTTAATCGTTTGAAGCAGAGGCAACAGATAGGCCAAGGTCTTACCCGTTCCAGTCTGGGAAGCAGCAATAACATCTCTTCCCTCCAGCAGAAGTGGAATCGTCTGCTCTTGTACCGGGGATGGAGCGTTAATACCGAATTCCGACAATCGGGCAACTAGGTCTTCCTGAATGCCGATAGCCGCAAAAGAAGCTTTATTCATAAGTGTAATTCATCCTTTTCGCTTGAGATAATATCTTCATTATATGCCAAAAAGGCCTCTCCACCAAATGGAAGGCCAATAATGCTGACGGCAGGCTCTATTTTCTGTTCATCGCATTATAAGTAAGCTTGTCCGCCAGGCGAGGAAACAGACCATAAAGCCGAATACCAAACCCTGCCAGACCCGGAAGATCAATCTCTTCTTTGCCAGTTTCCATGACCTTTACGATCTTGGAAGAGACATGTTCTGGTGTCATCATCATCCGAGCAACGCTCTTTTCATAATTGCCGGAAGGGTCAGCCGTTTTGAAAAAATCAGTGGCAATAGGACCAGGGTTCACAGCCGAGACGATAATGCCACTCTTGCGCAGCTCCTGACGGAGTGCATTCGTGAATCCGAGAACAGCATGCTTGGTGGCCGTATAAGCTACCGATTTGGCTGTACCGATCTTCCCTGCCATAGAAGCCACATTTACGATCTGGCCACTTCCCCGCTCTAACATATGTGGAACAACAGCCTTCGTACAGCGAACAATTCCCATGTAGTTAACATCCATCATATCGTCAAATTCATGGGATTCCATCTCCGTAAAAGCAGCAAATTTACCATACCCTGCGTTATTCAGTAAAATATCGATTCTGCCGTGTGTCGCCAAAATCTGAGCAAAGGTCTCCTCAACAGCTGCCGCATCTCTTACATCACAAGTATACAGTCCAAAAACGCCCGAAATACCGGCCGCCGTTTCTTTCAGCTTGTCTTCAGAACGTGCTACTAGGATAGGAATCGCGCCCCGTTTACTAAGCATTTGTGCGGTTAATGCACCAATACCACTTGACGCTCCTGTAATTACAACAACCTTATCTTTGAGTACCATAAAAAGTATTTCAGCTCCTAACTCTTGCCTAAGAGATCATCACCTGAATATCCATCTCTCCAACCCCATCCATCAACAATGGAATACTAAGTGCTCTGCGAGGCAAAAAGGACATGCTCTCTAGCTTCATAATTTGGGGCGGGCTGATATCCACCGAAACTCCCTGATTATATAGAATCGTACTAGCATTCCCACTGATCATATTGCCCAGCTCTGAAATTGCACTCTGACCCATCTCATCCATCTCCGTAATCACATAGCCGCCCATCATAATCGATACCATTCGCAAGGCTACCTGCTCCGCGATACCAAATATAATATTTCCGCTCAGCTGGCCTGTCATTCCCACTTGAATCCATATATGATTATCGATCAGTTCAATTTCTTTAATGCCTAAATTCCCAGTGGAAGGCGAGACCTGAATTACTTGTTCTATAACTGTCCGTGCAGATTCTAAAAACGGATTAATTACTTCTGCTTTCATGAAAGTCCAGTCTCCTCCTTTATCGTGCTTTAGTCATATACCAAAAGTCCCAAGTAATATGGATTTATTATACTTTATATATCGGCACAATTCAGCAAAAATTAATGTGCATGTCGAATTCGAACCCAAGTTTGTTTATGCTGCAACATTGCTCTGTCGGGTATTATCTCCTATAATTTAAATCAAATGCCAACATGGAACGTAAGATTTTACCCCATCACTTTCATATTCGCTTGTCCAAAGGAGGTATTCCATGAACATCAGCCAGCTGGAGACACTAATAACGATCTCCAAAACGATGAGCTTTCGCAAGGCCGGAGAACTGCTTAACTTGACCCAACCAGCGGTTTCAGCACAAATCAAGAGCCTTGAAGAAGAGTTCAAAACACAGCTGGTTGACCGGAACCAGCCTGTTACGTTAACCGATCGAGGGACAGTATTTCTGGAGCATGCGGAACAAATTGTGACGATTGTCGAGGAGCTGAAACAAAGACTTGCGGATCTTGAAGACAATCCCCAAGGACATATTATTCTAGGCACAACTACCTCTATCGCCATTCAAATTTTACCGCGTATCTTGTCCTATTTTAAAGACCAGTTCCCTCATATCAAAACATCTATCTCCTCTATGTCCTCGTCTCAAATTTATCAACATGTCGAAAATGGCATTGTCGATGTCGGCATCGGCTATTTGATCGGACGTAGTCCGAGCATGACTACTTCCATTTTATATTATGATACGTTCGAGCTGGTAGTCTCACCTAGACACCCCTTGGCTCAAGTTAAGACCGCAGGTATAGAAGCCCTTAACAAAATCCCGCTAATTCTGCTCTCACCAGATACAGTGGGCCGTAAATTTGCCGATGAGGTTTTCTCTAAGCATGGCATTCAGCCACAGGTAATTATGGAACTGACCAGCAGCGAGGAAGTGAAACGGATGGTAGAGCTCGATTTAGGTGCAGCCATTATTTCCAAGCAGTCAGTGACCGCTGAGGTTAGAGCCGGTTCTCTCAAAATTGTGCCTATTATTGAATTGGAAGTCACGCATCCTGTAGGTGTCATAACGAAGTCTGGGAAATATGTGAACTCAGCCATGAGACAATTTCTTAGTGATCTTAAAGGTATGCCGGAGACACAATTTATTGGGTCTGAGTAAAATACATCCAAAAAGTGGAATCGATACTTCTATGCTTATTGCATAACCTTGTTTAAAGGAGTTGTTCTTGATGAAATTTGACCTGCATACACATCATTTCCGCTGTGGCCATGCCGATGGAACGATTAGAGATTATATTGAAGCTGGAATTTCAGCGGGCCTAGGGGTGATAGGCATCTCTGACCACACCCCTTATTTCGGAAGTCCCTCCGAGCAAGCTTTTCCTCAAATTGCTATGGGTAAATCCGAATTTTCAAATTATGTTGAAGAAGTCCTCTCCCTCAAAAAAGAATACGAAGGTGTGATCGACGTTCTGCTAGGTATTGAATCAGACTACTTCCCTGAGCATGCCGAGCTTTACCGCAAAACATTATCCGCCTACCCATTTGATTATGTAATTGGATCGGTACATAGTGTTGGTGGGGTCAGTATCTTTAACAAGGGGCGCTGGAAAGGACTTAGCAAGAATGAACAGATTCGTGTGAAGTCTGATTATTACCGATTGATTGCTGATTCCGCCCGCAGTGGCATGTTCCAAATTCTTGGACACATAGATGCGATGAAAGGGAACTACCCGGCCTTTTCGGATATTCCTGCGCCTAAGCCGATTGATGATTGTCTGAAAGTGATCAGTGAATGTGACGTGGCGATCGAAATTAATACCTCAGGCGGAACCAAGCTGGTTGGCGGCTGGTATCCATCGGAAGATATACTGGAGCGCGCACATCATTTTGGCGTTGAGGTTAGTTTTGGCTCGGATGCGCATAAGCCGTCCCGGGTCGCAGAAGATCGAGATGCGGTAGCCGCTCAACTCAAAGCGATAGGTTTTACACATTGGGTCTATTACAAGCAGCGCGAGAAAATTAAAGTTTCATTGTAACCAAGAACAAATGCACCAAGCGTTATTGGTTTAGTGGTGGGGATTCCCCCTCCGTTAAACCAATCTCAGCTTGGTGCATTTGCGTTTATTTATAGGTTATCGCAGGTAAACCCTTGCTGCTTCAGGGTGCGCTTCGCATCCCCATATTCCGGATTGATATCGTAAAAATGAGCAATCGTGCTCGTCCAATCTCTTTCCGTCAATCCCTGCTGTTGCAAATATTCACGGTGAGCTTGATTATACGTCTCTATGAAACCTTCCACATCCGGATTGTATTGTTCCTCATGAAACACTGCTTCCATCGGCAGGCGCGGCTTCTGTGCGGCCTCTTCGGCTGGATATCCGACACAGAGCCCGACAATAGGGAATACGTACTCCGGCAGCTTCAACAGATCAATAACGCCTGCTGTATTGCGCCGGACACCCCCAATAGGGATGATCCCGAGTCCCATGGATTCTGCCGCTGCAATTGCGTTAGCCACTGAGATACCGACATCTGTAGCGCCTACGAGCAGAGCATCTACATCTTTTACCGCTTCAAAAGACATTCCTTCAAGCTCACTAGCTAATTTTGCCCTATAGAAGTCCATGCAGAACACCAGAAAGACGGGCGCTGCTGCTACATGCTTCTGATTGCCGCACAAGACCGAAAGCTGCTGCTTACGCTCAGGATCCTTGATAGCTATAATGGAGACCTGCTGTCCATGAACCCATGAGGGCGCTGCTTGGGCGGATTCGATCATTATCTTTAGCTTCTCCGGCTCCACATGTAGATCAGAATACTGCCGGAAAGAACGGTGATTCATTAACGTCTGTATTACATCATTCAAGATGTTACGCCTCCTTCTCAATTCATTCGACTGTTTGTTAATCATAAACGATCGGATTAGGTCCTGACAAAAAAAATGGACCCGAATCATCGGGTCCCAAAGCAGTTATATTTTTAAAAGGGGGTCATGTACTTAGTTTAACCGGACACTGTTAGAGTTTCATAACGGCATTATTTCATTTGTGTAACAATGTGAATACTTTCATTACATCGTCCAAGGAGCCTACTCTGGGCATCACTCGCTCCAGCGTCATGCCGTTCTTAAGCATCACACGTTCGGATCTAATATTATCTCCGCGACAGCGCCCTTCGATCCGTGTGATTCCAAGCGTATGAACACTGTAATTTAAAAATAAGCCAACCGCCTCTGTCGCCAATCCGCCTCCCCAGTACGCCGGGTCTAGCATATATCCTAAAGTAGCCTTGCCCTCACGGCGGTTCCAATGCTGTAAAGCAACAATACCGATCAACTTCTGCTGCTCTTTCAAATAGATACCCGCATGTAGCGCGCAAGGATCGAATGCGAATAACATCCGGTTCACCAGCTTCTCCACCTGAGCAAGGTCTGATCCAGCGCCGGTGCGTATTTGAATATGAGCTTGCACTTCTGGATGGGAGAGCAGCTGCTGCAAATGACAAGCATCTTCGGGCGGGATTTGCCTAAGGTCAACCCCCACACCTTGTTGCGTCTGGAATGATACTACCTCATAAGTACTCACACTCTCCCCCCTCCATACAGCTAAAAATTCAGCCTATTCATCCGATGAATGGTGCAATGTTAGCACCGTTAATTCAGGTCTACAGAGAAAACGAAAAGGAATGACCGTTTCACCAAAGCCTCTATTCACATACACTGGCATACGCTTGGTATCTGTATAATACAATCCATTTATGTATTTTTGGGATCCATAAGGGGTGAATGGCGCACCTACAAACGGCAAACGAATTTGTCCCCCATGGCTGTGCCCGGATAGTTGTAGGTGAAATGAATGAGCCTGTGCTATATCAGCATAATCCGGTTCATGCATCATCAGAACGGTAAAGGTTCCTGCAGGCACGCCACTGAGGGCCTTCACAGGGTCAGGCTCTCCATGCAGCAGATCATCCAGTCCTGTCACAGCTATGACTGCTCCGCCTCTTTTTAGAAGATAAGATTCATTCCTTAGCACCCGGAAACCAGCAGAAGTAAGCAACTCTATAAGCCGTTTCGTATTCTTGAAATCATGGTTGCCTAACACCGCATATTTCCCTAGTGGAGCACTCAGCTCTGACAATACAGGTATGGCGTCTACAAGATCCTCAGGGTTGCTGTCTACGATGTCCCCTGTAAAGCATATAAGATCTGGTTCTGCCTTAGCTATACGCTCTGCAAGCCGAGCCAAATCACGGGCATCCTTATTAAACCCAAGGTGAGTATCACTGAAATGGACAACCTTCATGCCTGAAAAAGCAGAAGGAAGATCTTTGAAAGACAGCTTCAGCTTAGTAATCTCAATCCAGTTCGGCTCCCCTTGCCAAGCATAACCACTTGTAAGCAAGCCTGCGCCGATTACAGTAGCCGCACCTCGAACAAGGAATTGTCGGCGGGTCATTGTTGTCTTGCCCTTAGATCGACGTACAGAGCCGCTAGAGTGGGTGTCTTTACCCGAAAGGTTATTGTTCTTATTGGGAGAAGCCCCAGACGATTGTATCTTCATACGGAGTTTCTCCTTCCGTTCAGCTTTCGTTTCGAGCTGTCAGTACAATTCTACATTCTTCTTCAGGCGTATCCCTGTATGCGGGTGCGATGCCTCTCTTAGCAATTTCTGATTGTTGGACTCGTTTCAGCATAAAGGCTACTTCCAACGTCTTCTTAAATGGAAAAGGATCCAGTACTAACGTTGACTTATCTTTCCACTCCGCGGTTATCGTACGCCCTGACGTAAAACTGAAATCTTCACTGCCAGAGAACCCTTCACGCCACCATGGATGCTCCTCTGATTTCGGGCTACCCGGTTCATTTAAAGCCAAATATAGAGATAAGTCATCGCAGAATTCTAAAAGACGGGCATCATAATACAGCTCATCCTCACCAATTGGCTTGGATACTTCCAGCTCTCGGTGAATGCGGGATCTACGTTCCTCTTCA contains the following coding sequences:
- a CDS encoding PLP-dependent aminotransferase family protein, whose amino-acid sequence is MNITLAYDQYLAIHRYKYLALYHALRAAILEGTLPGGMQLPSTRSLAMHYDMSRGSVSQVYEMLLADGYVRTVTGRGTFVSEDSFSSASGDTKRENVVLGEVADVTGGGLASERMIPLSTWGRRLLARPTPLYEQRSNNVISFLSSGMRMEHFPYSEWRSALSYAGGKEGGLLQSTCPPQGDEGLRKAIAAHLRITRGIRADAEHIVLFSGSMQGIVILTQLLLDAGGAAVVEDPGFHGIRRAVEINGGRLLSGKLDDSGLIPEDWDARLLFVTPSRQFPTGVVLPLERRRILLEWAQRHDAVIIEDDYDSEFRWSGRPIEPLKALDRGEQVVYIGSFSNTMFSGLRLGFAVLPPSLVKPTIAAKALYEPLPVGLLEQRALARFMNTGGYSRHLRRMTRIYGERGRILRNLLSEQLNELFELLPGDAGLQVYARWLRSREEFVAFRVAARRRGTDFRDAALYQVSVGEPAACFAFAHLNAVELEEGIKRLLLAWEDVQSAT
- a CDS encoding pyridoxamine 5'-phosphate oxidase family protein, whose amino-acid sequence is MRRKEFQVDQEEELVSFLDGMSFGFLGTSDEQGLPRVTPLNFVYTGGCFYFHGSHAGGKMKAIRNQQRVCFSVADEYALIPSYFSDPEMACPATAYFKSVTAYGIAEPVDDISEKATVLSLFMNKLQPEGGYDPIEAEDPRYRPRLKGVAVVRITPDEITAKFKFGQNLKEEGRSGVISGLSERNHPRDEETIEMMKKFCPFHSE
- a CDS encoding aminotransferase class I/II-fold pyridoxal phosphate-dependent enzyme encodes the protein MNPLAGQLNESIKAGNEHVYDMLSTLGKEIYFPKEGILSQSAEAGAHAKKYNATIGIATEGGVPMHLGVIQDKLSAYSPKDLYSYAPPAGKPELRTVWREKMLRENPSLEGKTISNPVVTNALTHGLSIVADLFAEPGDAIIYPDKNWENYELTFGIRRHGETVNYPLFTEEMTFNSAGLEDALLAQKERGKAIVLLNFPNNPTGYTPGIKEGDEIVAAILRAAEEGINVVVVSDDAYFGLFFEDSLKESLFGKLAHLHPRVLPIKIDGATKEEFVWGFRVGFITYASEDKDLLAALEQKTLGIIRATISSGAHPSQTFVLDALKSPQFEEQKEEKFQIMKGRANKVKALLDSGKYGDDVWTYYPFNSGYFMCLKLHTVSAEALRLHLIHNYGLGTIALGETDLRIAFSCIEEDQLEDLFDLVYAGVRDLEKA
- a CDS encoding YjcZ family sporulation protein; its protein translation is MSEEVRGGFNGCCGGGGFTSTGAILVLFILLVIISRSLFV
- a CDS encoding ABC transporter permease, coding for MDLKELRRTRRGRFMGSMLPYVGYIIQSGVAMVFLFVLIVFSAWYTSLLQNVPEGIPIRWIMLAILLPAAVNSSFRTYLQTPDTIFLLPQGHRMKEYFAPSWVSGNVWKIVRLLFVLITLWPLYIRTDDSPKRLLFTILILIAVKLIASYGLWKEIAMLSRPMAGIFTFLRWAVGGLMIAAWLWQPSGRSLIFMALLAAAYLVALSVPGRHAVPWERLIAMEKNQGGRALMVLGWFVDVPGRDQRVYPRRYLSKWGARLPWRKDTAYRYLLTKSFARGDIFGIIMRISVLALLLNWLNRDSYFGTAIYLFFLFIIGVQLSTLRKLHSESFWLTVYPFPEGSKADNTTQFVFRAHLVVALILGLPFLASIGDRLLPVLGTFVAGVLVSFLFKGYLSRKAARMADEDL
- a CDS encoding ABC transporter ATP-binding protein produces the protein MNNSPVLQITGLSGGYSLNKPVLHDIGLQVQPGEMVGLIGLNGAGKSTTMKHILGLMSPHKGDITVKGKTRAEDPIGYHNALSFVPESPLLYDEMTVREHVEFTARAYGVEQSDYETRTLHLAKLFHMEDKMDTLSTHLSKGMKQKVMIMCAFVARPALYVIDEPFLGLDPLGIRSLLDFMMDLKKSGSSILLSSHILSTIENYCDRFIVLHKGKVIAQGTLAEIAATTGLQGLTLEQLFYELVQGGK